Genomic window (Chionomys nivalis chromosome 7, mChiNiv1.1, whole genome shotgun sequence):
TTTTTCCCcttaaagattaaaaaagaaacaaaacagaacctaATCTAGATAGAAGACCAAACAACACAATGAAAAGCTGCACTAACTAGATTAGTAACAGGTGATGCTGGTGTGAATAGCTTGTTATTTTACTATAGAGCCCTTATAAATAAAATCCCCGTTAGTGTAGGTTACCAGCTGGAGGGTTAGTTAACGTGTGGTAGAATGAGGACTTATGCAAGGTTTAATACGCATAGCATTTTCTACTTTGTTAAAAACAAATGCAGTCTAGTCAGGAAATACCAACTGGACTAATTACACACACCTTAATGACAAGACTCCCCACCACTTGtgaatgtaaaacatttaatttaaaaatgttgaacACTACAATATATAAAATAGCTATTATAAATGCACATAGTGTATTCTATAGCTGCcaggtttactttttttttttaaggaaaactgTTACACTGTGGTTAAAACTTGTATCTTCAACCTTTGAAAAAGCCCACATTCTATCACAGTGATGTATGGTTAAACACTTGGATCAAGTCATAACCAGTTTTATTGCAAAAGGACCCTGTACATTTATCAATTCTAGTACCTTAATAGCTACCCAACAAGTCATTAACATACAGAAACATGCATCATGAGAAGCAAGTACTATCACCCATCCCTTCTGCACACCGGCAACTTGTCACTCCTGAGCCACAGCGCCCACAGCACTGAGGTCTGTGAACAGTCACTCTCCCCATTCATCCTGAGTGAAAGATGGAATGACTTAAGTACAAATGCAACATATTATAAACAATTTCTTACAAAAAAAGTCACAAATTAAACCAAAGTATTTTACAGAATTTACTACAAAATGCCATAAAAACCGCCTCGACTTAAGCTCTCTCCCCCCGTATCCGGCGAGCCAACTGGATGTCTTTGGGCATGATGGTGACTCTCTTGGCGTGGATGGCACACAGGTTGGTATCTTCAAACAACCCCACCAGGTACGCTTCACTGGCCTCCTGTTGAGGACAAGAGCCACAGGATTAGCTCCCCCGCCGCAGAAGCCAGGCCGCCGCCCCCCCGCGCCACCGGGCCTTTGTCTCTCACCTGAAGGGCACCGATGGCTGCACTCTGAAACCTCAGGTCCGTCTTGAAGTCCTGGGCGATCTCCCTCACCAACCTCTGGAAAGGCAGCTTCCGGATGAGCAGCTCAGTCGACTTCTGGTAGCGACGGATCTCTCGCAGAGCCACGGTCCCGGGCCTGCAGGCGTCAGAGGGGGGAGGAGGGCGTCAGGGGCCGCGGCGAGGGGGGAGCGCGCTGGCTGCTGCTCGCCCGAGCCGAGCGGGGCCGGCGGCCAAGGCATTGTTCCCCGCGCCCTGCCTACCTGTAGCGGTGCGGCTTCTTCACCCCGCCGGTAGAGGGCGCGCTTTTCCGGGCCGCCTTGGTGGCCAGCTGCTTGCGGGGCGCTTTCCCCCCGGTCGACTTCCTAGCGGTCTGCTTGGTTcgggccattttctttcacctGCGAGGGCCACCGCGTTCAGAGCCCGGGCCGCCCTCCCCGCGGCCGCGGCAGATGGCGGCCGccgcctcctccccctcccctaatgaCTCAGGCTGCGCCGAGCGGCGGCCTCCCCCGGGAGGGGGAGCGCGGGGAGGAGCCACTTCCCGCTCCTCGGGCGGCCGGGAACACCGCGGCGGGACCTGTGAGTCACCGCCGGGGAGGAAGCGGCCGGGACGGGGACGGCGGGGACGCCACCTCCCCGCCCGAGCCGACTTCTCCCGGGCGGCCTCACCAACCCCGCCGGCGTCAGCCGACGACCGCGGCCCCGACAGCCGCCGGGCGACGCCAATACTCACCCAAAGCCGGAGTCTGAGGCCCGTGCTGGGACCGCCGCGCCGCTGTGAGCGCGCAAACGGGAGCCGCGACCGGCGACAGGAACAGAAGATCTACCTCCAACGAACGACCAAACCGCTCTGCGCTCCAAGCCCCCGACGCCTCCATTTTTATATAGACGCTTCACGCTGCGTCACTGCGTCATAGAACCCTTATTTGCATACACCAACGACTTTTTCGATTGGTGGGAGCATTCGCCGACGCGCTGACATCTCCCGACACAAAGGCCGGACTTCGGGCCCGTTCCCTGATTGGCGGGCGTTTAGGCCACTGATTGGCTGTTAAGGCTGCTTGGTGATTGGATGGGTACAAAGAGGAATAGACGAATCAGAGTTTAGCACCAAGCCGCTCCTCTGATTGGATGAAATGGAGCTATGTTTGGATCCTTTTCTTGGTTCCAAAGCTCCACAATAGAAAGTCAATGCAAATGAATTGCGCTAGTCTCTCAGACTTAAAGATTTAGGCAAGAGCCTAAGACTATTTGCATCAAAAGAGCACTTTAGAGAGATTTTGCAAAAACATATAATGATTCCAATGTCGAATAAAGCGTGTTTCCTGAATTATTTACTTTTTACTATATTTTGATCGTtgagtacagagaaatgaaatccAGTAAATCATATTACAGTGTACGGTGTTTTGTGTaccatgtatacatatatattttaaattaaaagcagttgtttgatgtGGAAGGGTCATAGATACAAATAATCaaaattcaaaaaattatttcagagtTGAGCAGTGACACATgccattaatctcagcatttaggagaccCAGATGTAAGGGGATcgctgcgagtttgaggccaacctaatcCACATAGAgggttctaagccagccaggcctacataaTGAGCTattgtctttaaaaattttggtgtttttttttttcctccagcacTCCATAAAccctgttttagggtgttcaccTGTAATATGGAGAGATGGAAACAGGATCTAAAAATTAAGGTCACTTACAGCTACataattcaaggccagtttagaaTATATaacacactgtttcaaaaaaaaagctaaagaatCTGGCCATGGGGGATCattccttttaatcccagcactgtggaggcaggcaaaCCTATGAGAGTTTAGTGCAGAACtggaccagccagggctacacgctgagaccttgtctcaaaacaacaaaagtccTGCTTTTTGCATGTTTAATTCAGACcatcacaaaatattttatttcaatgtacttagagctaaataaaaagctgccaggcatggtagcatacaTGTTTCCTTAGCTCCCAGCAcccttgaggcagaggcaagtgactattaggccagcctggtctacagaggagttccaggacagcaagagctacatagtgagaccctgtcacaaaaccaaacaaacaaaaaggaaataattacctggttatatatttctttctttcttttttttttccaagacagggttttactgtagttttagagcctgtcctggaactagttcttgtagaccaggctggcctcgagtttttgcctgcctctgcctcccgagtgctgggatcaaaggcatgtgccaccaccgcccggcttatatttCTTGTGAatcatagttttttttgtttttttttttgttttttttttaagatttatttattatgtatacaacattctgcctccatgtatgctgacgcaccagaagagggcgccagatgtcattacagatggttgtgacccaccatgtggttgctgagaattgaactcatggCCTGTGGCAGAACAGCCGgtcgcttaacctctgagccatctcgccaaccCCGGCTTATATTTCTTGAATTACTTAATTCAACTGCACGAAATAAATACACACCAGGAGAGGCGAAAGTCCACATGGAAAAGGTAAAGGAACTGGGTGTCTTCATGTAATGCTTGTGCTTGATAATTACCACTTCTGACAGAAGTCTGATAGGTTTGTAGAAACACTAATAtttgtggatttttgtttgttctttcacaacagggtttctctgcatagccctggctgtcctggaatttgctctgtagaccaggctgacctcaaactcagaaatctacctgtctttgcctcccaagtgctgggattaaagctttgCGTCACCACACCCGCCtagatttattttatgggtgTGAATGCCttgctggtgcccacagaagtcagaacagGGCATTGGatttatggatggttgtgagtcaccatgtgggtgatgggtattgaacccatgtcctctgcaaaagcagcgaGTGGTTTtaacacggagccatctctctcaggcgggggtgggggagggaggcatgGCTGGTGGGGCGtttgcttttaatcctagcactcaggaggcagagacaggtgaatccctgagttcgaagccagcctggtctacaaagtgagttttaggacagccagaaatatacagagaaaccctatcatgaaaaaaggaagaaagaaagaaagaaagaaagaaagaaagaaagaaagaaagaaagaaagaaagaaagaaagaagaaaaaaaaatcccaatctTTACTTTTGTTTAAACAACTGTCttaatgccgggcagtggtggcacacgcctttaatcccagcacttgggaggcagaggcaggcagatctctgtgagttcgagaccagcctggtctacaagagctagttccaggacaggctccaaaaccacagagaaaccctgtcccctgtctcgaaaaagaaaaaaaaaaaaagaaaaaccaaaagagaaaaaaaaaaaaagaaaaaaagaactgtctttatttttttatttttttttttcggtttttcgagacagggtttctctgtggctttggagcctgtcctggaactagctcttgtagaccaggctggtctcgaactcacagagatccgcctgcctctgcctcccaagtgctgggattaaaggcgtgcgccaccaccgcccagcaagaactgtctttattatattgcaatattcaaatatataaaacaccAAAGCAAGCTTAAGATAACCAGTCAAAGCTCAGAAAACAGAGCCAGGCTGCATGTGactctctgtcttcctgcctcggcctctcgaGCACCGCgactgcaggcatgtgccaccacacgcAATTGTCGTCTGTTTGATTTGGCTTGGGGACTGAATCTtcgtgtgtagcccaggctggccttatactcatggttttgcctcagcctcccaaaggcTTGCCTACAGGATAACCTATCACCATAACCAGAAATATCTGAAAATCTTTAATAACAATGACTCTAGAAAGAGGAATCAAAGCTGAACCTAATATGTTATCACTGGTGATGCCCCCTGTGCACACAGTAGCGAGCATGTTTCCTACGGAGCAGTCATCTGTGATGCTTAGGATCTTCACgtgaaggcacacacctttaaaaccaggcagaggcaagcgcatctctgtgggttcaaggccagcttggcctacatagCGAGG
Coding sequences:
- the LOC130877691 gene encoding histone H3.3A; translated protein: MARTKQTARKSTGGKAPRKQLATKAARKSAPSTGGVKKPHRYRPGTVALREIRRYQKSTELLIRKLPFQRLVREIAQDFKTDLRFQSAAIGALQEASEAYLVGLFEDTNLCAIHAKRVTIMPKDIQLARRIRGERA